The Hymenobacter oligotrophus genome segment CGCTATCCGGCAGCGGCAGTGTTAGCGTGGGCAGCCTCACGGTGGGCGCTGCCGGCGCGCAGTTAGCCGAGCCAGTTGCCATCAGCAAACTCCTGACCTTAACGGGCAACCTGGCGACGAACAACAACCTGACGCTGCTTTCCTCGGCCAATGGTACGGCCACGGTGGTAAACCTTGGCGCAGCCGAAATAACGGGCAACGCCCGCGTTCAGCAGTACATCAGCGGCGCCCGAAACGGCGGTTTGGGTTACCGGCACCTAGCCTCGCCGGTGGCTGGCAGCAGCATTGCGGGTGTGCAGGCAAGCGGCCCGGCCGGTTTTGCGCCAGTGGTAAACCCGGCCTACAACACCGCTCCCCAGCCGGGCAGTGTTATACCCTTTCCGAACCTGTTTTTCTACGAGCAGTCGCGGGTAACGGCCAGCGGCCGGGGCGCAGTGGCCGATTTCGACCTAGGCTGGGTTTCGCCGGGCAGCACCGCCGAATTGCTGGTGCCGGGCCAAGGGTACACCGCCAACATAGCCCCCAACCAAATTATCAGCTTTGCAGGCCAGCCCAACAACGGCACCATTGCCCGCAACGACCTAGGACGCAACGCCGCACCCCAAGCTGGCTGGCATCTGCTCGGCAACCCCTACCCCTCGCCCATCGACTGGAACCTTACCTACGCTGGCGCCACCAACCTCGAGAACACCGTGTACGTGTTCAAATCGAACGGTCCGTACTCGGGCAGTTACGCGAGCTACGTGGCGGGCAGCGGGGTTTCCACCAACGGCGGCAGCAATATTCTGCCGGTGGCGCAAGGGTTTTTCGTGCGCACGAGCACACCGGGCGCAAATGGCAGCCTCACGTTTACCAACGCCGCGCGCGTTGCTGCGCCCTCCAATGCACCGCTCGAGCGCACCACCCATACACACGCGCTTGCCAAAATCAGCCTGAACGGTGCTGGCACCTCCGATCAGGTTGCGGTGTACTTCCGGGCCGGCGCCACGCCCGCGTTCGATTCGGCTTTTGATGCCCACAAGCTTTCGGCCGGTGGCAACATGCTGGCCATCGGCGACAACCCCAACGCGCTGCTTTCCATCAGTGGTTTGCCCTTGCTGGGCTCGGCTCCCGTGGCCGTGCCGCTGCTTACTTACCTAGGCGCGGCCGGCAACTTTACCCTGAAGGCCGACGAGTTATTGAACCTGCCCGCCGGAACTGCCGTGCACTTGCTCGATGCTGCCACCGGCGCTGTGGTCGACCTTCAGAAACAACCCACGTACGCCTTCGCTGCCGAAGCCGGCCTGGCCACCTCCCGCTTTAGCTTGCTTTTCACTCCGGCCCGTCCGCTTGCCACTGCAGGCCTAGGTGCACAGCTTGAGGCAGAGGTGTTTCCGAACCCAGCCCACGACCGACTTTGGATACGCTTGCCCGCGGGCAGCCAAATCGCAGAGGCCGTGCTTTTCAACTCTTTGGGACAAGCGGTGCAGCGTCAAACCATACCCGGTGGCCAAGAGCTGCGCGCCATGCCGCTCCAGCACCTAGCCCTTGGCATATACACGCTCCACTTGCACCTAGGCCAAGCGGTAGTCGTCAAGCGCGTGGTCGTCAATTAGTGGCCTCGTACATTTGCCATTGTATACTTTTCTGAAGCCAATTTCCTATGTACCGCCATTATGTTTCGGCCAGGCTCAAATCGCTTTTTATGCGCATTACAGTGCTTGCGCTGCTTGTGATGCTTGTGAATTCCGTTTCGGCACTGGCCCAGGGCCCTGGCACTGGCGGCCCAACCCCCAACATCCCCAATCCCCCTACCGAAATTCCGATCGACGGCGGGGTGTCGTTGCTTGTGGCTGCAGCTGGCGCACTCGGCATTCGGCAGCTAACCCGGCGCCGCCGCTAAGATTTTTAACGGACAAGTGCCCAAAAAGGCCCGCTGGCAGCGGGCCCTTTTGGGCACTTGTCCGTTGGGCAGCAAGCCCGAGCTTATCTCTGGTCGGCCGATACGGTGGCGCCCACGTTTGCGGCCGTAAGGCGCACCGCTAGCTCGGCCGTTGCGTCGGAAAGCTCGGCCCAATTGGGCAGCACAAAGTACGTCGCCTGAAACCCCTCGCGCACTACGGGCGTGGCTACCACGGCCGCTACCTCAAGGGGCTGACGTACTACTTCCTCGCCAAGGCAATGGTGCAGCTCCGAAGCCGACGACAGCAAACCGGCACCGAACACGCGCAGTTGCTCGCCCTCCTGCACCAGCCCAAACTCGGCCGTGTACCAAAACAGGCGCACCAGCTCTTGCACAGCGGCCGCATCGTGGAGGTGGTGGCGCGCTACCTGCCCAAAATGCTCGAGCCAAGTGGCCCACTCGGGGTCGGTGAGCATGGGCAAGTGGCCAAAAGCATCGTGAAACAAATCGGGCCCGGCAATGTAGTCGAACTGCTGCATGGAGCGCACCCACTGCGTAACCGGGTACCGGCGCTCGGCCAGCAAAGCCAGAAACGTGCGGTCGTCGACGCGGCCCGGCGCGGGCACCACGTCCCAGCCGGTGTGTTGGCGCAGGCGTTGCCCTAGGTCATCGAGGTTGGGGGCAGCGTCGCGGGCGAGGCCCAGGCGAGTGAGCCCGGCCACAAACGGCGCCGCGGCCCGGCGGTGCAGCAGGGCGGTTTGGCGGTCGAAGAGAACCTTCCACACGAGGTGGTCTTCGGCAGTGAAGTGAGGGGCTTGCATACGAACTACTTAGGCAGAAAAAAAGCCCGGCCTCCGTTGAGCGGAGCCGGGCTTAGTTGATTTCAGAGAAGGAAGAGTAGCTGCGGTAGCTTCATTTTCTCACATGCAACGGCACGACTCCGGCCCCGTGAATGGGCTGGACGTACAGCGTAAAATTGCATTTGATGGACTGGTGCAGCATGACTACCACAAAAGTAGTAAGAATTTGCAACGATGCAACTTCGCCTAGGTTCGAGCCAAAATTATTGGGAAAGTGCGGGCTGCTTACTCGGCTTTTTGTCGCTGCCCTACTGGTTCGGAGGTCATGCTCAGTCCCTCGCCCCGCGTGATGGTCAGCGCCAAATTGGCTTGCTGATTGGTCGAAGAATTGACCAGCACCGCCGCCGAGCCGGCCGTAAACCGCAAGCTGGCCCGCGCGCCCGGTTGCAGCGTGGCCTTGCCGAAAATACCGCCGCCGCGGGGCCGCTCTTTGATTTCGACCGGCACTTTGCCTTTGTTCAGGGCCTCTACCTTAAAGGTGCCCTCCTGCGAGCCGCCCAACACAAACTGCTTGCCTGGCTCGATGAACAAATCGGAATGCACCGTGCCGGCCCAACTGTTAAAGGCAATCAGCAGTGCGCAAACCACTGCTGCCCCGGCCGCCCAGGCCGGTTGGCGGTTGCCGAGTTGGGCGGCTGCTACGGGCTCGGCCGCAGCGGCCCGCCGGCCGATGTAGTAATCAAGCGAATAGCGCCCGGGGCCAACAGCCGTTATAACCATAAAGGCCCAAAACAACAGTTGTTGGTAGTACATGCCGGTGATGGGCGACGGGTCTTCGTACCACAGAAATGCCACCACGAAAAACTGGAACGCTAGCTGCAGCCCGCTCCAGCGGGTAAACAAACCTAGGGCAATGAGCAACCCGCCCGCAAACTCGCCCCACACGGCGGCGCCCGCCCAGAAGTAGGGCGACGGGAACGTGAACCCAAGCCCTGCCACTTGCTGCACAAACCAGTCGGGCGGGCCGGGTACCTGGGCATTGGCTACGGCCGCCAGGTTGGTGAGCTTGGGCAGCCCGGCGCCATCGGCAATGGAAAGCCCTAGGTGCAGGCGAAACAAAAGCCAGGCGGCATCGATGGCGCGAGTGGGCAGGGCCGCGGCTGAGAACAAGAGCTTTTTCATGGCAAGGCAGTGAGTTGTTTGAACAGCCCAAAACTGCTTTAGCTACACCCCGAAAGCGCTTCAGGTTATGATTCGGGACGACGCAATTTGTGATTTGAGCCGCGTAGCCGCCTCACTAGGCGTTTCGCCCTTAAGCTTTTTGAACACCCGGTTGAAGGTAGATTTGGAGTTGAAGCCCGACTCCAACGCAATGCCTACCAGCGTATAGTGCTGGTACTTGGGGTCGGTTAGCAGGCGCTCGGCCTCTCCTACCCGGTAGCTGTTCACGAAGTCGTTGAAGTTTTGCCCAAAGCCCGCGTTGATGACCTTCGACAAAGTGGTGGTGTTGGTTTGCAGGCGGGTGGCCAAGTCACCGAGCGATAAGTCGGGCTCGAGGTAGGGCCGCTCGGTGAGCATCAGCTGCTCGAGGCGCTCGGCCCAGCGGAGTTGCTCGGTGGTGGGGGCATCGGTTATGGGTTCGGGTGCCGTTTTTACAACTAGCTCGGGTGCTGCCGGGTCGGCCCCCACCGGTTGTGGCTTGAAATGCAGCGGCACGCGCCCGTGGTGCTGCGCTTGCCACCCGCCGATGCTGAGGTAGTAAATGATGAGCCCCGTGAACAAGTAGCCGTACCAGAACTGAACGTACGACAGCCCAGCGCCGAAATCGACCAACGAAAAAGCCACCGACACTACGGTGCCCACCAGCACGGCCACCAACGCATGGCGCAACCACCGGAAACGCCGCCGCTCGGTATCGGAAAAGTTGTCGTTGAGGTAGCGGGTGTACTGCCGAAACTCCCGGAGCGTGAAATACCCGTAGGCACCTAGCGAAATGTAGTTGAGCAGGCTGGCCACATCGTGCACGGCAACGATGCTGATGAGCGCGCCCTTGGTGCCAAAATGCTCGGGCAAAGGCTGCCCCAGCGCGCGGTGCTGCACCAGTACATCGGCCACGAAGCAGAACACATGCCAGGCCACGTAGGCAGCGGCCGGCGCAAAATGCCACAACTGACCTTTGCGCAGCCGAAACTGCTGGTTGGTAAGGTTGCGGAAGTAGAAATAGAACAAAGGCCCCGCCCCTAGGTGAAAAGAGAACGGGAAGTAGAACATGAAGGTGGAGTACGCGTTGTGCGCGTCGTACCAGCCGGCAAACCCCAGCATCCACTGCGCTACGTTGGCCGTGTACAGCAAAATCAGGAGCCCCAGCCAACGGTCGGCGGGCTCCTCGAGGCGCCA includes the following:
- a CDS encoding nidogen-like domain-containing protein, which codes for MLPALRFLQQWLTVGLLAALPVAATLGQAAPRTTDPAKANPEYNARKRQLAELLRGKYPPPAAARATPRPGAQSRTAASLPPCAEPFDAANPAGWTQVERGDDPSLGPIALGFGFQYFGTTYTQVYINTNGNITFNRAYPAFSSSGLPIRESGDEDIAMLAPFWADVDTQNDNGGAVWYRLFPDRLVVTYDRVGYYLEQADKLNTFQVIIRANTAPGFAGDDVTFAYGDMQWTTAISSGGSGGFGGQLGAVVGGNVGDQQNFFEFGRFNQPGSAPPNMPAPNSPGGIDWLDNQCIGFQVRSRNNPPAAVGLAQSTTFMLNQGETRSLTAQFFGSEGNQNVTVTPSLGGLCNATANLANNDSPHPTLNFSVTGAACNVGSNTVSFRVQDNGTPAQTQTYTVTVVVSPGASAASVWTGAASTDYNDPANWSNNRVPSATDDVSIPSGVPRMPLVSSTGAARNLSIATGAALGVAESGALTITGNLANNGTLGGLGTLLANGPAAQTLSGSGSVSVGSLTVGAAGAQLAEPVAISKLLTLTGNLATNNNLTLLSSANGTATVVNLGAAEITGNARVQQYISGARNGGLGYRHLASPVAGSSIAGVQASGPAGFAPVVNPAYNTAPQPGSVIPFPNLFFYEQSRVTASGRGAVADFDLGWVSPGSTAELLVPGQGYTANIAPNQIISFAGQPNNGTIARNDLGRNAAPQAGWHLLGNPYPSPIDWNLTYAGATNLENTVYVFKSNGPYSGSYASYVAGSGVSTNGGSNILPVAQGFFVRTSTPGANGSLTFTNAARVAAPSNAPLERTTHTHALAKISLNGAGTSDQVAVYFRAGATPAFDSAFDAHKLSAGGNMLAIGDNPNALLSISGLPLLGSAPVAVPLLTYLGAAGNFTLKADELLNLPAGTAVHLLDAATGAVVDLQKQPTYAFAAEAGLATSRFSLLFTPARPLATAGLGAQLEAEVFPNPAHDRLWIRLPAGSQIAEAVLFNSLGQAVQRQTIPGGQELRAMPLQHLALGIYTLHLHLGQAVVVKRVVVN
- a CDS encoding PID-CTERM protein-sorting domain-containing protein — translated: MLVNSVSALAQGPGTGGPTPNIPNPPTEIPIDGGVSLLVAAAGALGIRQLTRRRR
- a CDS encoding phenylalanine 4-monooxygenase, which gives rise to MQAPHFTAEDHLVWKVLFDRQTALLHRRAAAPFVAGLTRLGLARDAAPNLDDLGQRLRQHTGWDVVPAPGRVDDRTFLALLAERRYPVTQWVRSMQQFDYIAGPDLFHDAFGHLPMLTDPEWATWLEHFGQVARHHLHDAAAVQELVRLFWYTAEFGLVQEGEQLRVFGAGLLSSASELHHCLGEEVVRQPLEVAAVVATPVVREGFQATYFVLPNWAELSDATAELAVRLTAANVGATVSADQR
- a CDS encoding DoxX family protein, with protein sequence MKKLLFSAAALPTRAIDAAWLLFRLHLGLSIADGAGLPKLTNLAAVANAQVPGPPDWFVQQVAGLGFTFPSPYFWAGAAVWGEFAGGLLIALGLFTRWSGLQLAFQFFVVAFLWYEDPSPITGMYYQQLLFWAFMVITAVGPGRYSLDYYIGRRAAAAEPVAAAQLGNRQPAWAAGAAVVCALLIAFNSWAGTVHSDLFIEPGKQFVLGGSQEGTFKVEALNKGKVPVEIKERPRGGGIFGKATLQPGARASLRFTAGSAAVLVNSSTNQQANLALTITRGEGLSMTSEPVGQRQKAE
- a CDS encoding helix-turn-helix domain-containing protein — protein: MLFEFSPYSSLLLPFFVQGIVFGVLLLVRSWRLEEPADRWLGLLILLYTANVAQWMLGFAGWYDAHNAYSTFMFYFPFSFHLGAGPLFYFYFRNLTNQQFRLRKGQLWHFAPAAAYVAWHVFCFVADVLVQHRALGQPLPEHFGTKGALISIVAVHDVASLLNYISLGAYGYFTLREFRQYTRYLNDNFSDTERRRFRWLRHALVAVLVGTVVSVAFSLVDFGAGLSYVQFWYGYLFTGLIIYYLSIGGWQAQHHGRVPLHFKPQPVGADPAAPELVVKTAPEPITDAPTTEQLRWAERLEQLMLTERPYLEPDLSLGDLATRLQTNTTTLSKVINAGFGQNFNDFVNSYRVGEAERLLTDPKYQHYTLVGIALESGFNSKSTFNRVFKKLKGETPSEAATRLKSQIASSRIIT